In a genomic window of Ptiloglossa arizonensis isolate GNS036 chromosome 12, iyPtiAriz1_principal, whole genome shotgun sequence:
- the Rab3 gene encoding RAS oncogene family member Rab3 isoform X2, translated as MENRKVSRGRRLEMAGSRAGGDPKKEAADQNFDYMFKLLIIGNSSVGKTSFLFRYADDSFSSAFVSTVGIDFKVKTVFRHDKRVKLQIWDTAGQERYRTITTAYYRGAMGFILMYDITNEESFNSVQDWIMQIKNYSTDSAQLILVGNKCDMEDERVISTERGKQLADQLGVQFFETSAKENYNIKAVFEHLVDIICDKMSESLDNDPTLIASGVGLSKGQQLNDQSTNPANVNCNC; from the exons ATGGAGAATAGAAAAGTGTCGAGGGGAAGGAGATTGGAG ATGGCGGGCTCCAGAGCTGGCGGGGATCCAAAGAAAGAGGCGGCGGACCAAAACTTCGACTACATGTTCAAGTTGCTGATTATCGGCAACTCATCTGTCGGTAAAACGTCCTTCCTCTTCCGTTACGCGGACGATTCCTTTAGCTCGGCCTTTGTATCGACCGTGGGGATCGACTTTAAGGTGAAAACGGTCTTCAGACACGACAAAAGGGTGAAGCTACAGATCTGG GACACGGCGGGTCAAGAAAGATACAGAACGATAACGACGGCCTACTACAGAGGCGCCATGGGTTTCATTTTAATGTACGACATCACAAACGAGGAGTCGTTCAATTCGGTCCAAGATTGGATCATGCAGATCAAGAATTACTCGACCGATAGCGCCCAACTAATCTTGGTTGGCAACAAGTGCGACATGGAGGACGAAAGGGTGATCAGTACCGAGAGAGGCAAGCAATTGGCGGACCAATTGGGTGTGCAGTTCTTCGAGACATCTGCCAAAGAGAACTATAACATTAAG GCGGTGTTCGAGCACCTGGTAGACATCATATGCGACAAGATGAGCGAATCCTTGGACAACGATCCAACCCTGATCGCTAGTGGCGTGGGCCTGTCGAAGGGTCAACAACTCAACGATCAGTCGACCAATCCAGCGAACGTCAACTGTAATTGCTAA
- the Rab3 gene encoding RAS oncogene family member Rab3 isoform X3: protein MAGSRAGGDPKKEAADQNFDYMFKLLIIGNSSVGKTSFLFRYADDSFSSAFVSTVGIDFKVKTVFRHDKRVKLQIWDTAGQERYRTITTAYYRGAMGFILMYDITNEESFNSVQDWIMQIKNYSTDSAQLILVGNKCDMEDERVISTERGKQLADQLGVQFFETSAKENYNIKAVFEHLVDIICDKMSESLDNDPTLIASGVGLSKGQQLNDQSTNPANVNCNC, encoded by the exons ATGGCGGGCTCCAGAGCTGGCGGGGATCCAAAGAAAGAGGCGGCGGACCAAAACTTCGACTACATGTTCAAGTTGCTGATTATCGGCAACTCATCTGTCGGTAAAACGTCCTTCCTCTTCCGTTACGCGGACGATTCCTTTAGCTCGGCCTTTGTATCGACCGTGGGGATCGACTTTAAGGTGAAAACGGTCTTCAGACACGACAAAAGGGTGAAGCTACAGATCTGG GACACGGCGGGTCAAGAAAGATACAGAACGATAACGACGGCCTACTACAGAGGCGCCATGGGTTTCATTTTAATGTACGACATCACAAACGAGGAGTCGTTCAATTCGGTCCAAGATTGGATCATGCAGATCAAGAATTACTCGACCGATAGCGCCCAACTAATCTTGGTTGGCAACAAGTGCGACATGGAGGACGAAAGGGTGATCAGTACCGAGAGAGGCAAGCAATTGGCGGACCAATTGGGTGTGCAGTTCTTCGAGACATCTGCCAAAGAGAACTATAACATTAAG GCGGTGTTCGAGCACCTGGTAGACATCATATGCGACAAGATGAGCGAATCCTTGGACAACGATCCAACCCTGATCGCTAGTGGCGTGGGCCTGTCGAAGGGTCAACAACTCAACGATCAGTCGACCAATCCAGCGAACGTCAACTGTAATTGCTAA
- the Rab3 gene encoding RAS oncogene family member Rab3 isoform X1, translating into MAKNETKSQQATTSRPPVKDSVLELRTRMARMMSLVEITSRDKLPMAGSRAGGDPKKEAADQNFDYMFKLLIIGNSSVGKTSFLFRYADDSFSSAFVSTVGIDFKVKTVFRHDKRVKLQIWDTAGQERYRTITTAYYRGAMGFILMYDITNEESFNSVQDWIMQIKNYSTDSAQLILVGNKCDMEDERVISTERGKQLADQLGVQFFETSAKENYNIKAVFEHLVDIICDKMSESLDNDPTLIASGVGLSKGQQLNDQSTNPANVNCNC; encoded by the exons ATGGCGAAGAACGAGACGAAAAGCCAACAGGCGACCACGAGCAGGCCACCGGTGAAGGATTCCGTATTGGAATTGAGAACCAGGATGGCGCGAATGATGTCCCTCGTTGAGATCACTTCGCGGGACAAACTTCCG ATGGCGGGCTCCAGAGCTGGCGGGGATCCAAAGAAAGAGGCGGCGGACCAAAACTTCGACTACATGTTCAAGTTGCTGATTATCGGCAACTCATCTGTCGGTAAAACGTCCTTCCTCTTCCGTTACGCGGACGATTCCTTTAGCTCGGCCTTTGTATCGACCGTGGGGATCGACTTTAAGGTGAAAACGGTCTTCAGACACGACAAAAGGGTGAAGCTACAGATCTGG GACACGGCGGGTCAAGAAAGATACAGAACGATAACGACGGCCTACTACAGAGGCGCCATGGGTTTCATTTTAATGTACGACATCACAAACGAGGAGTCGTTCAATTCGGTCCAAGATTGGATCATGCAGATCAAGAATTACTCGACCGATAGCGCCCAACTAATCTTGGTTGGCAACAAGTGCGACATGGAGGACGAAAGGGTGATCAGTACCGAGAGAGGCAAGCAATTGGCGGACCAATTGGGTGTGCAGTTCTTCGAGACATCTGCCAAAGAGAACTATAACATTAAG GCGGTGTTCGAGCACCTGGTAGACATCATATGCGACAAGATGAGCGAATCCTTGGACAACGATCCAACCCTGATCGCTAGTGGCGTGGGCCTGTCGAAGGGTCAACAACTCAACGATCAGTCGACCAATCCAGCGAACGTCAACTGTAATTGCTAA